The genomic segment gaatgttcgatgcgggcagaaatgactgtgtgttgggcacgccgaccggttttactcataccctccccacccgtaggcccggctcagctactcctctgagctctggctcgagtcccacgtgtaagtacgtcacacccggcaccaccctGGCTACTAGCgtttcaagagcggtcctacaccacaagtccaagcagtggccaaagtagtgagctccggtccacaatttaatcgtcgccgcagcgattcgaatTTGGAaccttgtggttagaattgctgcccagtaccactaggctaccaccttgtgGCATGCTAATAGCTCTCTTCAGATTGGGCGGTGGTCCACCTACTCTTACTCACcttgagaaattatatcctatgtTTGGTGTACCAGCTTAGGAACATCGAGCCAATCCATTTCTACCATGTGGCCATTCTGGCCACCTCAGCATGAGGGAAGAAAACCCCTCTCGTGAGCAAATGGAACCCTAGCTACCCCCCTCTTCCAAGAGGATGAAAACACGCCGCCTGCATCCTGATCTTGACCCTACCCTCCCACTCGACTTGATTCATGAGCTTGGCGGTGAGGGAGACGCAACGAGCATCGTCCTTGGTGATGGAGCTAGGCCAAGAGGAGTTGCGGTTGGAGAGGAAACCACGAAGGTCGGTGGGTGAGGAGCTATTTGTTGGAGTTGTGAGAGCTGGCGATATTGgttttggaggaggaggaggtggaggtaaAGGCGAGGAGGAGAGTCCTTACCATTGACAACCCCAACGAGAGGTGGGCTGGAAAGAGTTGCCCCTTGTACAATAGCTGCATCAGTGCGTTggtgcttctttcttttttattcctAACAATAAGGTGGCCATAATGGCTACATAGCAAAAATGGATTGGTCCAATGTACCGTTGAACTAGTACTCCagatgtaggatataatttctctacTCGTCCATCCCAAAATCACACGTTAGGAGAGTGCCAGTCTCAAGTGCAGAGGGCTAAAGCCAGGAGGGCTCTGGGGAGGTCACCAATGGTGACGAGGTGACTTGGGGTGGGAGGCTAGTGGCCGATGGCGAGAGTCTGAAAGGACATGGCTGGTGGAGAAACCACATAAAAGGAAGAATAGGAGGGTGGGGAGGGATAGAAAGGAAGAAAGTAGTGCATAACTAAATGATAAGAACGAGCTGTAGCAGCCTTGCTGTGATTTAAACTTTTCTATCCTAGCTCTCTCTATAGTattcttttaactttcttatcTTATCCTCGAGAGAGTGAGAGTGAGAGGGagggattgaaaaaaaaaaagtaaaaaaaaaaactcttttaaatttttgaaagtaGAAAAACTTCTTTAAAATTAAATTCTATATTTGAATAAAATTACAAGCATGCTATCGAGTGACCTTTGAcagctaaaatatttttttcttactttATTATTTATTAGCTGGTTAAAAATTTTTAGGTATCAAATCAGTCCTCAAAATTTACGgtcatgctcttttttttttttttttttgagtgaagCTGTTAAAATCTCTTGCAGCTATGGCACGTGGCAAGAGATAAATGGTCTATCTGTgagaaacaaaaatatatttttttcatatccACAAACAAAAAATGTCCACATTTTATTTCCTCGCCCAGGTATAAACACGTCCGTGAGTACTCCCTCGCAGCTGATCTGTAGAGAATCCAAATTTGCTATCGAGGCCCAGCGATTGgatcagagagagagagctgaaAAAAGATAAACAACAGAGGGCTGAGAGCGTGACCGGTCTCCAGACTGTAAGCTTTATCTTCTCCAACGAGCCGAGCTCTCTCTCcttgtagagagagagagagagagatggaagtGGCCATGTCCGTCCGAGGTCTGGCTCGCCTTCCGCTGTCCAATTCCAAAGTAATAGCCCACGAAAATGGCGTCTTTCTGGGGTCGCCTCTCCCTTTGCGAAATCCTACCAGCCGAAGGCAGTCCGAGAAGAAGCGGCAGCTGATGGTGGTGGAGGCCGAGGGGAAGAAAGGGATGATGGGCCGCCAGTTCCAGCGACCTCCCCCTCCGGCTCTCCCCAAGATCGAGGACGACGGCAACCCCCGATTCGTCATCTTCATCCGAACCACAAACGTCTCTCTCtcaatcccttctctttttcttcattcTCTCCTTTTAtgggcccttttttttttttttttatgataaatTCACCTTGTtttggtcattagtttcttctttGGGGATTTTTCATGCTTAAACAGTCGTTTTGCGGTTCTTGGTGCCATCTTGAATGATTAAAAATGCGTTGTTATTTATAaattctttgtttctttgtgCCGTTATTTACTTATAAAAATTGTACTCATGGTTGTTTGTGATAATTACTTGATATGATTGCGATAGAATGGTTGGTTCAGTTATAGAAGACAGGGAACTAAATGTGGAGAATGTTGTCCCTGTATCTGGGCGAGTTTGTGATGAGTAAATAGAATGCCATTTTCATGATGATAGTTTTGTGGGATATGTGAAATAAGGGTGGTTCTAAAATGGTTTAGTAACTCATAAACAtgtcagtaaaaaaaaaatgatcagcTGATGCGGAACTTTTCTCTTATTTCTTTGTTGTTCGGTCCATACGATGCCAGTCTGAGGGGAGGATTAAGGGGACTCACTGGTTGAGTATTTGAGTGACATTTTTGAGTGATATTTCTGAACTATGCTAGCGTTTTTGATGGTGAGGCTTTTTTTATGGGTGATGCTTGTTCAAGGTTGTTTGATGACTATGCATCATAAGAGGACCAATGGTTTTGTTATATATACAACTTGGCAGGAAACAGTGGCATTAGTATAAGCGGTTTGTTAATGAAAAGCCACGTTTTCTTGGACTTGATCAGCTAGCTAAGCATTGGAAGTACAGGATACGGACGAGTGAATGAGATGTCGCGTTTGGAGCTACAATAGCAATGGAAGGCCTCAGAGTGTGAGCCTGCTTGCTGCACTCCTCATGTGCCTTCTAAATGGCCTAGGCATTTGAAAAATAATTACACCACTAATGCAGTGTTGGAAGGATCAAAACATGGTAAAGAAGTGACTATAATCACAACCTCAATAATAGTAGTAGCAATAGACTTTGAACAAGAGATTGGTTGTAGACAAAACAGTTGTTATTTATGTGGCTCAAACTTGGCTGCAGGCACATTTACAACCAATGCATTTGTTGGTGATCCTCAAAGTATGGTCACTAATCAAGGTAGGATGGAGTGACATACAAGCCCATCTATATAACATAGTTCCCATCTATATAAAGTTGCTCACAAATATACTTTAGTTTGTAGAACTCCCTGATTGACTGGACATTCTGTTAAGAGGGCTGAAGATTATGCTTGGGGGCACAAAACCACTCCATTTAAATGTCAGAGAGACATGCCTATTGTTAAGAAGTTGGCAATGTGAGGAATGACAGCTGGAAATGGTTTTGTCAGGTGATCTGATCTCATCTTAAGTTGCACAAAGATGAGGCAAAAATGGAGCTCAATGACTTGGAGGTCAAAGATGAGTTGGCAGATGATGTGGGCTGCAACTCAAAGCCATCAAGTCAATCCCACATGATTTGTTTGTGAAATGTGCACAAGCAATGATGGATCATACCAAGGTACGCCATACTGTACCGAAGCGATATGGAGTGTACCGTACTAGTTCGGTAGTAGTATGTGGTACGGAAGGCGTACCAGCACTCAGTATGCCAAACTGGCTCCTATACCAAGCATACCGACATAGGGTGACGCCAGTACAGGACTCGGTACTGAAATGGCGTACTTGGATATACCATACAATTGTCTGCGCCAATGAGATTGAGATTCATGTTCTAAATTAAACATGCCTTCATGATTGTGGTAAGTAACCATGTATGCAAGAAGCTTCTAATTATATAAAAGGGCTAACCTTGGAAAGAATATGCTCAAAGACATCAACTGTTGAAGTGATAGTTCATGAAGGGGTCTCTCATGGAAGGAAAACTCTTAAAAGAAATGATGACATTTTAAAAAAGTGGAAGGCAAGGTTGCAACAAGCACCCCGTACACGATGAAGTTTCAAAGAGAAAACAAAACAGATTGATGACAAAAAGACTAACAAAATGGGCCAAAAATTTAAGAAATCATATCAAAAGTTACAGAATATCCAGATATTTCAAATGAAGGGTTGAATAGTTCTTGAGGAGGAAAATACAAGATTACTTGAGTATTAGTTAGCAGGTTGTAAATTTAGCAATGGATTTTTGTATGTAATATGCATGCATGGTAGAACTTTAATTAGATGCCTTATCCAGTTACTCTTATTGATTCCCTTCCCCCTTTCTACAGTCATTATGCACTTATATGACATTGTAAAATAAAGTCTGAATGTTTTCTATAAATTAACTATAACATCACACAGTTTTGATGTTCTATTATAAATTATGTATGAATTTGGTGATTTTGCAGGTGTATCTTTGGTACCCTCTTAGTCTAATAACAGGTGGCACAACTGCAAAGATTATGGTTGCTGCTAAAGATAACTTTCTTGGAAAATATATCTATAAAGATACTATTGCCAGAAACCTGGCAGCTGTGATTTACAGAGTAATGCTTTCTCTCGGTACTTTTAAAAGGTTTTGGCTTTTTTTGCTCCTCTATGGTTAGAAGCATGCTTTTATTGATTTTAGTCCATTTAATATATCTAGCATCTCTAGGGCTTGCAAAATTTGTTTGTAATTTTGTAGCAACTCCTAATTAGTCTGAGTAGGTTAGCAGGATTTTATTTACTTAAAGGGTAAAAGTTTGTTTTCTGTTGTAAGGACAACTTCTTATATGTTACCTTGAACTTTTTCTTAACATATATTTGTTTTAATGTTGGGATATTGATGTTGATCTTGCATACTTATTTGTTTATGTTTGTTACATCCATATTTGTATGTTTCTTCACATAAAAAAGTTAAACATGTTCTGAAGAAAAATTTATGATGACTAATGCACTGGAATCAAATCAGCAATGCCAAAAATGTTATGCATGGCATAATCTGCAGTAATGCTAGTGCCTTATTGCACAAGTCTCCGATGCAATGCTGCTGCACACTAATGCTAGACATGCCACTATGCCAGTGCAAGCCAAGAACTGGCACAGCAAGGCAAATTGCTTCTTGTGCTAGTGCTAAGCCGATATCTTACCGacatgaaaatattttaatcctTGTTATCACCAATCTCCAGTAATCTTAGgacaaaaaggaaaaattaaagcaataatatttagaaaaaagtcaaaaaatttGAACCTTCATGACAACCCTTGTTTTTTTGTGTGGTGATTTATGGAACGAGCAAGGTTTTAATCTACTagtttttttaatcaaatatggcaaTTGAAACTGGCTATCATGAATATGATTTGTTACAACAGTAACCATCTAAAAGAAAGATTGCATGGTCATCTCATATCAGCATATGGGCATTTTCTTAAATGTCAATGGCATTATTAGAATTCTTGCCAAATCTTTTCTTCATCATTGCTTTGATTATTTTACCTTGCAAGAagtttttatgaaattttcacTTCCACCCTTTCAGAAATCTACCTTAGAGTCAAACATAGTATGACTAATTTACTTCAAGAAGTTTATTACCATCAAAGATAAGCTTTTTCCATTTGTCTTAAAGCCAACCTACTCATATGACCTGTACAGCTGTTAGAGTGGGCGGAACTGTTCAGTTCttaaagaagaggagagatgcAGTAATATTCATTAAATGATGAGTGAATCAAACATTGACTGCAATGGATGAGGACTCTTAAAGTAGCCATTTGATCACAAAAGCTTAATCTGACATAGAATAGGTCAACAATGTatatcaggctccacaacccctCCTTCTGGATCATGTATATAGAGGATAAAATAGTCAAGAAACAAGTAAAATGAATCAAGGCGACAACCATGTAAATTAGATAAATAGCTGACCTAGAGGGAATTGGATTTATGATCTCCAACAACATAAAATCTGATACTATGTTAACTAACCGCTTGATGCCAAAAGCTTAATTAGGGAATGAGTTCGATGATGTATATCAAAGTCAACACCACTCCTCTCATATGGTGCAGACAACAAATGTGGAGGGATAAACAAATCAAGACAACAACTCAAGCAATTTAAGGTGACAACTGGGCTATGTTACATGAACTTAGGTTTGTGTGCTGGGTGCAGGTGTGCATCAAAGTATTGGATCCTTTCAATGTCTAAGAATTTCTTTTACTGATCTGTGTCCATGTATCATGACAATTTCCATGCTTAAGTACCAGTTGCAGGTAGTTCGGGCTAAATTGAAGGGTCTGGGTAACGTAGCAACCaggttaattaaataaataattgctCGATACAATCACAAATTATCTGAATGCGCAGAAAATCCTCACCTGTGCTGTCTTTTTTCCAATTAGGTTTTGTTTCTAGTTTTAGTGGGGAATGGAGGGAGATTTGATTGTTGTCCAAGCACAGAACAGCTAGTGCTTTGAACAATGAATTACTATCATTATCCAAGAGTGCTATGGATGATGATATTGTTGCAAGGTTCACAACATGAGTGGAAAGTCTTGAAGTTATTTGTGACCCTTCTGTCTGAAGTACTTTTTCTTACCTGGACAACACAaacataattttgtagctattcTGAATGCTGTGAGAGTTGCAAATCTGATTCCCATGATATTATTATGTATTTTTCTTCTTGAATTTAATGCTTCAATGATCTGTCTTACTTTTCTCCTGAAAAAATGTATAAGTACAAATATTGACCTATCTCAGTGGATCCTTATTTGTATTTATAAAGGTAAAGCTATCTTACTAGTTAAGCAACTGGTATTTTACATACAAAGATAGTGAGGACTAAAATACTCTGTCGTCTGATAAATAGGACTGGAGAAGATGTACGTACGGTAAAAAATTATCTGATACGGTGATGCTATATTGAAAATTTGGTGTGCCATGATTCATACATGATGATCAGAATGCCATGTCTCGTGAAATTATGCTATGATTATCCGCAAGAAAGACTGTTATAGAAAAAGAATTTCTTTTGCCGTTATTATTTATTATCCCATCTGGATGTggaatgtttcattattttgtgcAGTAATTTGTAGAATTATTTTGTGTGCAGCCTCTTTTTTTCAAGTGCAACTAACTTTATCATCCATTGCAAATAAAACAGGATGAGAAGGAGATACAAAAGACAGCATTCAAGCAATATCGTGTGTTGCGCTCTGCTACTGCATTTAGATATGGCTACAAACTTGTTGTAATGTCTCCTTATTCCGACTAGATGAAATTTTGGTGTTGGTGGCCTCAGAGTGAACAGGACATTGTTACCCTTACTTTTACTATTACTATTCTACATTCTTCAGCTTATTTCTTGTCACATGCAGGAAAATAACAATTTGAGAGCTGCCCTTTCTACGAATGATGTTATTGAAGTATGTTTGTCATTTTTATTTTGTCTTAGTTCCTGCACTTTTTTATAAgaattgtatatatatatatatatatatatatatatatatatatatatatatttatattaactaTATGCATTACAAATTTACTTTTGGTCTGTATGATAATCTGTGAACTGCAAATCCAATTTGCTCTCCCCTCCACAGAGAGTAAATGATGGAGCAAGTGTTCCTTCTATTCTCTATCAGGGCTAAGCTGGGTACACATTTATAAAGGTTATGATAAACAGATGGTGAGCATGCCATCCAAAGGGAAtaatccataattacaaaatacAATATATAGGTACATCTTACACTGTTACTCAAGCTCAAGGTCAGTCCTACATGTTGAG from the Phoenix dactylifera cultivar Barhee BC4 chromosome 14, palm_55x_up_171113_PBpolish2nd_filt_p, whole genome shotgun sequence genome contains:
- the LOC103719642 gene encoding protein HHL1, chloroplastic, with the translated sequence MEVAMSVRGLARLPLSNSKVIAHENGVFLGSPLPLRNPTSRRQSEKKRQLMVVEAEGKKGMMGRQFQRPPPPALPKIEDDGNPRFVIFIRTTNVYLWYPLSLITGGTTAKIMVAAKDNFLGKYIYKDTIARNLAAVIYRDEKEIQKTAFKQYRVLRSATAFRYGYKLVENNNLRAALSTNDVIELPTQEELKTVLDKVKDFFGDAASGAKESFGKLTTLNSLTNEEKESRSEVKS